One region of Clostridiales bacterium genomic DNA includes:
- a CDS encoding LPXTG cell wall anchor domain-containing protein: MKRFVAILLILVLVFALSATAFAASNVTSPEKGNTNPNVNPDSGKTSPQTGESFSILWVILAAVAAVGAVLFCGKKLVRAK; encoded by the coding sequence ATGAAGCGTTTTGTGGCCATTCTTTTGATACTCGTGCTTGTGTTTGCACTGTCGGCGACGGCGTTTGCTGCCAGTAATGTTACCAGCCCGGAGAAGGGCAACACGAATCCGAATGTCAATCCCGATTCCGGCAAGACCTCTCCGCAGACCGGTGAGTCCTTCAGCATCCTGTGGGTGATCTTGGCGGCCGTTGCTGCGGTCGGAGCGGTGCTGTTTTGCGGCAAAAAGCTGGTTCGCGCCAAGTAA
- a CDS encoding class B sortase, with protein sequence MKTKKILVRSVLVLVALAALCACAWCVWYIIQYYQGQSFGDRMRTNAPDDTGSFQLGRVKIPVDFDELQAMNPDIYAWVTIPDTDISYAVLQRDGDDDQEYYSKHSENGAYYSGGSIFSQDYNQKDFSDPMTVLYGHNLRNGRMFAQLNDFSDAEVFEAHRYIYIYLPDRMLVYEIFAAYPHSNEHLLLCHDFADADDFTAYFDGVQAQKSLQANFRTDAWPEPGDRVLTLSTCFRGDNHQRYLVQGKLVAEAHAK encoded by the coding sequence ATGAAAACGAAAAAGATCCTTGTGCGCAGTGTGCTGGTGCTTGTGGCGCTCGCGGCGCTGTGCGCGTGCGCGTGGTGCGTGTGGTACATCATTCAGTACTATCAGGGCCAGTCCTTCGGCGACCGGATGCGCACCAACGCCCCGGACGACACCGGCAGCTTCCAGCTTGGACGCGTGAAGATCCCGGTCGATTTCGACGAGCTGCAGGCCATGAACCCGGATATCTACGCCTGGGTGACGATCCCGGATACGGACATCAGCTACGCTGTGCTCCAGCGTGACGGCGATGATGATCAGGAGTATTACTCCAAGCACAGCGAAAACGGCGCGTACTACAGCGGCGGCAGCATCTTCAGTCAGGACTATAATCAAAAGGACTTCAGCGATCCCATGACCGTGCTCTACGGGCATAACCTGCGCAACGGACGCATGTTTGCCCAGCTCAACGACTTTTCGGATGCCGAGGTCTTTGAGGCGCACCGCTATATCTATATCTATCTTCCGGACCGGATGCTCGTTTATGAGATCTTCGCGGCCTATCCGCATTCGAACGAGCACCTGCTGCTGTGTCACGACTTTGCGGATGCGGACGATTTCACGGCGTATTTTGACGGCGTGCAGGCGCAAAAGAGCCTGCAGGCCAACTTCCGCACCGACGCCTGGCCCGAACCGGGCGACCGGGTGCTGACGCTCTCGACGTGCTTCCGGGGCGATAACCACCAACGCTACCTCGTGCAGGGCAAGCTCGTGGCGGAGGCCCACGCCAAATAA